In Primulina eburnea isolate SZY01 chromosome 14, ASM2296580v1, whole genome shotgun sequence, the following proteins share a genomic window:
- the LOC140812549 gene encoding D-amino-acid transaminase, chloroplastic-like isoform X1: MATSDSVSDEKSVIVPEVENGGDFSVHVFSSAEELLSKRQEEWLGKSKPYPAMYSSIFGGIILDPAMMVIPLDDHMVHRGHGVFDTAIILDGHLYELDVHLARFLRSATKAKIVSPFPQSTLRSILIQLTAASNCRKGTLRYWLSAGPGDFLLSPAGCPKSAFYAVVIDHNFSQCKEGVKVITSKIPMKSPFFATMKNVNYLPNVLSQMEAEENGAFASIWVDEEGHIAEGPNVNVAFITREKELILPFFDKILSGCTALRLLELAPKLVDQGRLKDVRIRNLTVEEAKGTAEMMYVGSTLPILPIISWDEGPIGDGNVGELTMALSDLLWEDMISGPETQRIPVPYK, translated from the exons TTGCTTTCAAAGAGGCAAGAGGAATGGCTGGGAAAGTCAAAGCCATATCCGGCCATGTATTCCAGCATATTTGGTGGGATTATTCTTGACCCTGCTATGATGGTTATCCCCCTAGATGATCACATGGTTCATCGAGGTCATGGTGTCTTCGACACCGCCATTATTCTTGATGG ACACCTCTATGAATTAGACGTCCACCTAGCCCGTTTTCTCAGATCAGCTACAAAAGCGAAAATTGTTTCACCCTTCCCTCAATCTACTCTTAGAAGCATTCTTATTCAGCTCACAGCAGCATCAAATTGCCGAAAAGGAACTCTAAGATACTGGTTAAGTGCGGGGCCAGGGGACTTTCTACTCTCCCCTGCAGGATGCCCAAAATCTGCATTCTATGCAGTAGTCATTGATCATAACTTTTCTCAATGTAAAGAGGGAGTCAAAGTAATAACATCTAAAATCCCAATGAAATCTCCCTTTTTTGCTACAATGAAAAATGTGAACTACCTCCCAAATGTTCTATCCCAAATGGAAGCCGAGGAGAATGGAGCATTTGCCTCTATATGGGTAGATGAGGAGGGACATATTGCCGAAGGTCCAAATGTGAATGTGGCATTTATTACTCGTGAAAAGGAACTAATCTTACCATTCTTCGACAAGATTTTAAGTGGATGCACTGCTTTAAGGCTTCTTGAACTGGCACCTAAATTAGTCGATCAAGGGCGTTTGAAGGATGTTAGAATCAGAAACTTGACTGTGGAAGAGGCCAAAGGGACGGCTGAGATGATGTACGTTGGAAGCACGCTTCCCATCTTGCCAATCATCTCGTGGGACGAGGGGCCTATTGGAGATG GTAATGTGGGAGAATTGACGATGGCCCTCTCGGATCTGCTTTGGGAAGATATGATTTCTGGTCCCGAAACGCAAAGGATCCCGGTTCCTTACAAGTGA
- the LOC140812549 gene encoding D-amino-acid transaminase, chloroplastic-like isoform X2 produces MYSSIFGGIILDPAMMVIPLDDHMVHRGHGVFDTAIILDGHLYELDVHLARFLRSATKAKIVSPFPQSTLRSILIQLTAASNCRKGTLRYWLSAGPGDFLLSPAGCPKSAFYAVVIDHNFSQCKEGVKVITSKIPMKSPFFATMKNVNYLPNVLSQMEAEENGAFASIWVDEEGHIAEGPNVNVAFITREKELILPFFDKILSGCTALRLLELAPKLVDQGRLKDVRIRNLTVEEAKGTAEMMYVGSTLPILPIISWDEGPIGDGNVGELTMALSDLLWEDMISGPETQRIPVPYK; encoded by the exons ATGTATTCCAGCATATTTGGTGGGATTATTCTTGACCCTGCTATGATGGTTATCCCCCTAGATGATCACATGGTTCATCGAGGTCATGGTGTCTTCGACACCGCCATTATTCTTGATGG ACACCTCTATGAATTAGACGTCCACCTAGCCCGTTTTCTCAGATCAGCTACAAAAGCGAAAATTGTTTCACCCTTCCCTCAATCTACTCTTAGAAGCATTCTTATTCAGCTCACAGCAGCATCAAATTGCCGAAAAGGAACTCTAAGATACTGGTTAAGTGCGGGGCCAGGGGACTTTCTACTCTCCCCTGCAGGATGCCCAAAATCTGCATTCTATGCAGTAGTCATTGATCATAACTTTTCTCAATGTAAAGAGGGAGTCAAAGTAATAACATCTAAAATCCCAATGAAATCTCCCTTTTTTGCTACAATGAAAAATGTGAACTACCTCCCAAATGTTCTATCCCAAATGGAAGCCGAGGAGAATGGAGCATTTGCCTCTATATGGGTAGATGAGGAGGGACATATTGCCGAAGGTCCAAATGTGAATGTGGCATTTATTACTCGTGAAAAGGAACTAATCTTACCATTCTTCGACAAGATTTTAAGTGGATGCACTGCTTTAAGGCTTCTTGAACTGGCACCTAAATTAGTCGATCAAGGGCGTTTGAAGGATGTTAGAATCAGAAACTTGACTGTGGAAGAGGCCAAAGGGACGGCTGAGATGATGTACGTTGGAAGCACGCTTCCCATCTTGCCAATCATCTCGTGGGACGAGGGGCCTATTGGAGATG GTAATGTGGGAGAATTGACGATGGCCCTCTCGGATCTGCTTTGGGAAGATATGATTTCTGGTCCCGAAACGCAAAGGATCCCGGTTCCTTACAAGTGA